A region of Massilia sp. KIM DNA encodes the following proteins:
- the pncB gene encoding nicotinate phosphoribosyltransferase, whose protein sequence is MTNTAFVPVITSLLENDLYKFTMWQALLHSHPAAHAEYEFTCRNEPKYPLSELADELNAQLDYLCNLRFSDEELDYLRDLRFIKPDFVDFLSLFHLQRKFITVTTEDKRLRVRAIGPMVHTMPFEIYVLQLVNELYFRRFDKQSCLKEGVKRLHQKIGLIKERVQQVATNRAHPFEFFDFGLRRRFSSEMQDLVVATLSSELPTHFKGTSNVHLARKYNLVPIGTHAHEWFGLFQAQETVRLRNFQKAALQAWVDEYRGDLGTALTDMVGMDAFLSDFDLYFAKLFDSLRHDSGDPVIWGEKALAHYAKLRIDAHTKRLVFSDGLNIEKSFELYDHFVDRTMTGFGIGTNLTNDTGVPALSIVMKLVKCNGQPVCKISDNPEKTSCSDPTFVAYLRQIFNKLD, encoded by the coding sequence ATGACCAATACAGCCTTCGTTCCCGTTATCACTTCTCTCCTTGAGAACGATCTCTATAAATTTACTATGTGGCAGGCCCTGTTACATAGTCATCCTGCAGCACATGCGGAATACGAATTTACATGTCGTAATGAACCAAAGTATCCGCTATCAGAACTCGCGGATGAACTGAACGCTCAACTCGACTATCTTTGCAATTTACGATTTTCCGATGAAGAGCTTGATTACCTACGAGATCTTCGTTTTATCAAACCGGACTTTGTCGACTTTCTTTCGCTTTTTCACCTGCAGCGCAAATTCATTACCGTAACAACGGAAGACAAACGTCTTCGTGTGCGAGCAATCGGACCAATGGTGCACACGATGCCGTTTGAAATTTACGTCCTGCAGTTGGTGAACGAGCTCTACTTCCGTCGATTCGACAAGCAATCGTGTCTCAAGGAAGGAGTGAAGCGGCTTCATCAGAAAATTGGCCTTATCAAAGAGCGCGTACAGCAGGTTGCTACAAACCGCGCTCATCCGTTTGAATTCTTTGACTTTGGATTGCGCCGTCGTTTTTCGTCTGAAATGCAGGATTTAGTCGTAGCCACATTGTCAAGTGAATTGCCAACCCACTTTAAGGGCACGTCTAATGTCCACCTAGCGCGGAAATACAATCTTGTCCCTATCGGTACGCACGCGCATGAGTGGTTCGGGCTATTTCAAGCGCAAGAGACTGTTCGTCTTCGAAATTTTCAGAAGGCTGCTTTACAAGCTTGGGTGGATGAGTATAGGGGCGACCTTGGCACGGCTCTAACCGACATGGTTGGGATGGATGCATTCCTGAGCGATTTCGATCTGTACTTCGCGAAGCTGTTCGACTCGCTACGGCACGACAGTGGGGATCCCGTTATCTGGGGCGAAAAAGCTCTTGCTCACTATGCCAAGTTACGGATAGATGCACACACGAAGCGACTTGTGTTCTCTGACGGGCTTAATATTGAAAAATCCTTCGAGCTATATGACCACTTTGTTGACCGTACGATGACAGGGTTTGGTATTGGTACCAACCTCACTAACGACACCGGCGTACCTGCTCTTAGTATCGTAATGAAGCTCGTTAAATGCAATGGCCAACCTGTTTGCAAAATTTCTGATAACCCTGAAAAGACATCGTGCAGCGATCCAACGTTCGTCGCTTATCTCCGCCAAATTTTTAACAAGCTAGATTAG